In Terriglobales bacterium, the following proteins share a genomic window:
- a CDS encoding heterodisulfide reductase-related iron-sulfur binding cluster, whose translation MSTIAQPVSADRPTWELYSTCIQCGLCLNACPTYRVLGMEMDSPRGRIYQVLQVESSKLPVAESFVTHIDRCLDCRGCESACPSGVQYGRIVERARAVIEREFRRPWLQRKLRNYFFNSVLRDQRKLAGWARRLRFLQKSGLQKLARATGILKLLGLANVEKLALKFDEKFYFDELGQAFPAVGKVRGRVAFLAGCIASVAFAELNRATVRVLQQNGVDVFVPREQGCCGALHAHAGFRDQARELARNNIRVMLDGKFDAIVTNAAGCGSTMKEYSDLLEHDPEFAGRARDFAAKVKDVTEYLVQLGIKPPAKKVTGRITYQDPCHLAHGQNVRTQPREILKLLAVDFVEMQHADICCGSAGTYNVTHNELSMQILDQKMNSIKGVKPDTIVTANVGCVLQLRAGVARHNMKADVKHLIELLDEAY comes from the coding sequence GTGAGCACTATCGCGCAACCCGTCTCCGCCGACCGCCCCACCTGGGAGCTTTACTCCACCTGCATCCAGTGCGGCCTGTGTCTGAACGCCTGCCCCACGTATCGCGTTCTCGGCATGGAGATGGATTCGCCCCGCGGCCGCATCTATCAAGTCCTGCAGGTGGAGAGCAGCAAGTTGCCCGTAGCCGAATCGTTTGTTACTCACATTGACCGCTGCCTCGATTGCCGCGGCTGCGAGAGTGCTTGCCCATCCGGCGTGCAATACGGACGCATCGTTGAGCGTGCCCGTGCGGTTATCGAACGCGAGTTCCGCCGTCCCTGGCTGCAGCGCAAATTACGCAATTACTTCTTCAACTCCGTGCTGCGCGACCAGCGTAAATTGGCGGGCTGGGCGCGGCGTCTTCGTTTTCTGCAAAAGTCGGGATTGCAGAAGCTGGCCCGCGCCACCGGCATCTTGAAGCTGCTGGGATTGGCCAACGTGGAAAAACTTGCGCTAAAATTCGACGAAAAGTTTTACTTTGATGAGTTAGGACAGGCTTTTCCCGCGGTGGGGAAAGTGCGCGGAAGGGTCGCTTTTCTTGCCGGATGCATTGCCAGCGTGGCCTTTGCCGAATTGAACCGCGCCACCGTGCGCGTGCTGCAACAGAATGGAGTGGACGTGTTTGTTCCCCGTGAGCAAGGCTGCTGCGGCGCCCTGCACGCTCACGCCGGCTTCCGCGATCAGGCCCGCGAGCTGGCACGCAACAACATACGGGTGATGCTCGATGGCAAGTTCGACGCCATTGTGACCAACGCCGCCGGGTGCGGCTCCACCATGAAAGAGTACAGCGATCTGCTGGAGCACGATCCCGAGTTTGCCGGCCGGGCGCGCGACTTCGCGGCTAAAGTCAAAGATGTGACCGAATACCTGGTGCAGCTTGGCATCAAACCTCCCGCGAAAAAAGTCACCGGTCGCATCACTTACCAGGATCCGTGCCATCTCGCCCACGGACAAAACGTGCGCACGCAACCTCGGGAAATCTTGAAGCTGTTGGCCGTAGACTTCGTGGAGATGCAGCATGCCGATATCTGCTGCGGCAGCGCAGGAACCTATAACGTCACGCACAACGAACTCTCGATGCAGATTCTAGATCAGAAGATGAACAGCATCAAAGGTGTGAAGCCCGACACGATTGTTACTGCAAACGTGGGCTGCGTGCTGCAACTCCGCGCTGGAGTAGCCCGCCACAACATGAAAGCCGACGTGAAGCATCTCATTGAGCTGCTGGACGAGGCTTATTAG
- a CDS encoding tetratricopeptide repeat protein, which produces MKTLKILIVVIAIFAVVALISERLVRVLLEARFGGVKSAAFLSRVADKVKQKKGVPTMVDEDTEAFDVSGQEGMLVYYFRLVKVNASKFDGPRFAARVKQVLVDRDCSDPDVNDLLKQGVVVRYSYFDKFDVPIGSIDVKSDDCDAGHDLSATDKVRWKPAETQNAQRDAKPDSPWQSETPSQTASPTPTAKPHPSVETPEAKAQALVADGNEQLQRGNYDAAIKDFQAALALEPNNYAARSGLQEARHVR; this is translated from the coding sequence ATGAAGACGCTAAAGATCTTAATCGTGGTGATCGCAATATTTGCCGTAGTAGCGCTAATCTCTGAACGTTTGGTGCGGGTATTGCTTGAGGCCCGGTTTGGGGGCGTCAAGTCTGCCGCCTTCCTTAGCAGGGTGGCAGATAAAGTCAAGCAAAAGAAGGGAGTGCCCACGATGGTTGACGAAGACACGGAAGCGTTCGACGTCTCGGGGCAAGAGGGAATGCTCGTCTACTATTTTCGCCTGGTAAAAGTGAATGCGAGTAAGTTTGATGGCCCGCGGTTTGCGGCCCGCGTGAAGCAGGTGCTGGTGGACCGTGACTGCAGCGATCCAGATGTCAATGACTTACTCAAGCAAGGCGTTGTCGTACGCTATTCCTACTTTGACAAGTTCGATGTTCCTATTGGCTCGATTGATGTGAAATCAGACGATTGCGATGCGGGCCATGATTTGAGCGCGACCGACAAAGTCCGGTGGAAGCCGGCGGAGACGCAAAACGCGCAACGGGATGCGAAACCCGATTCACCCTGGCAATCGGAGACGCCATCCCAGACCGCTTCGCCGACACCAACAGCCAAGCCCCATCCAAGTGTTGAGACACCCGAGGCTAAAGCGCAGGCACTCGTGGCCGATGGCAACGAGCAGTTGCAACGTGGAAACTATGATGCAGCTATCAAGGATTTTCAGGCGGCGTTAGCCTTGGAACCCAACAATTATGCCGCCCGCAGCGGACTTCAAGAAGCACGGCATGTGCGTTAA
- a CDS encoding FAD-binding oxidoreductase — translation MNTTVQAGSLARDLAAICGAEHVEEDPALEAFAIDGMAPAIAVSPATAAEAAQVISFAAAQNLTVVPAGGFTAMATGGIPERINILLRTARLKEITHYDPGDLTIGVGAGCTLAALDEALAKHDQFLPLDPPHPAHATVGGTLAAAVQGPLKHGYGGMRDFCIGVQFVTGDGKLAKSGGRVVKNVAGYDLMKLMIGSYGSLGVIVEANFKVFPRPGGRNLTRTFVLEFSSLSGAVHFRNSMRSSHLTPMCLEIVSPRAQEYLTEEAPAPRDPDDYAPAAPGGPPAARWRILLRAAGSEAVLERYRKEMGSGLNAELSGEEETRTWKYISNFEASVLERHRNAMFARMNVTASAVEAAIGAAEQAGVDNNLLLATVGRVGLGALVLAFIPLSVDPPSAMQYANTISALRSALPQDSAVVVTRCPQEAKWHFNIWGSTPTDIESMRAVKRVLDPKGILNRGRFLV, via the coding sequence ATGAACACTACAGTCCAAGCCGGCTCTCTTGCGCGCGACCTGGCTGCCATCTGCGGCGCTGAGCACGTGGAAGAGGACCCGGCCTTAGAGGCATTCGCAATTGATGGCATGGCGCCGGCAATTGCCGTCTCGCCGGCCACCGCCGCCGAAGCTGCGCAGGTGATTTCTTTTGCCGCAGCGCAAAATCTGACTGTCGTCCCTGCCGGTGGATTCACCGCCATGGCGACCGGCGGCATTCCCGAGCGCATTAACATCCTGCTTCGCACCGCGCGGCTCAAGGAGATAACCCATTACGATCCCGGAGACCTCACCATCGGCGTCGGCGCTGGTTGTACGCTGGCCGCGTTAGATGAGGCTCTTGCAAAACACGATCAATTTCTTCCTTTGGATCCTCCCCACCCAGCGCATGCAACTGTGGGCGGAACTCTGGCCGCTGCGGTGCAGGGCCCACTGAAGCACGGTTACGGTGGAATGCGCGATTTTTGCATCGGCGTTCAATTCGTCACAGGGGACGGCAAACTGGCCAAGAGCGGCGGACGGGTTGTCAAAAACGTTGCCGGCTACGACCTGATGAAGCTGATGATCGGCAGCTACGGTTCTCTCGGCGTGATTGTGGAGGCAAATTTCAAAGTGTTTCCCCGGCCCGGAGGCCGCAATCTTACGCGCACCTTTGTTCTGGAATTTTCTTCGCTCTCGGGCGCAGTCCATTTTCGGAATTCGATGCGCAGCTCGCATCTTACGCCCATGTGCCTCGAGATCGTCTCTCCGCGCGCGCAGGAATATTTGACCGAAGAGGCGCCGGCGCCGCGCGATCCGGATGACTATGCCCCGGCAGCACCGGGTGGACCACCGGCGGCGCGCTGGCGCATCCTGCTGCGTGCTGCCGGGAGTGAAGCGGTCTTAGAGCGCTATCGCAAGGAAATGGGCAGCGGTTTGAACGCGGAATTAAGCGGGGAAGAAGAAACCCGCACCTGGAAATACATCAGTAATTTTGAAGCGTCGGTTCTTGAACGCCATCGTAATGCGATGTTTGCCCGCATGAATGTCACCGCGTCGGCGGTGGAAGCCGCCATCGGGGCCGCTGAGCAGGCAGGCGTGGATAACAACCTGCTCCTGGCGACCGTGGGTCGTGTGGGATTGGGTGCGCTGGTGCTTGCTTTTATCCCGCTTTCCGTCGATCCGCCTTCGGCCATGCAATACGCCAACACCATTTCGGCGTTACGCTCCGCGCTGCCACAGGATTCAGCCGTGGTCGTGACCCGCTGTCCCCAGGAGGCAAAATGGCACTTTAACATTTGGGGATCAACGCCTACCGACATTGAATCCATGCGTGCGGTGAAGCGCGTTCTCGATCCCAAAGGTATTCTCAATCGAGGAAGATTTTTGGTGTGA
- a CDS encoding DUF4214 domain-containing protein — protein sequence MKLRYFVLYAACCLMMPNLTAVAHAAVPGQFIAKMYTEALGRAPDPDGWTAYVNFFTQNGCSLSTLKVAGESFYTSTEYDSLAYDDVEKVLTLYRGALNREPDSNGLNYWVYVLSHGVPFSPDSDGEDYWRYLLNRGTPFSVVVDSLFSSSEFAGNVPGICNGDGSIYARSYGWSGDSAIAVPIKGPGFNGTANDLQAMLDSTPPGGTVLLAQRAFIATDSTIMIPAGVTLATAGTPDPSHYARMGRIVRNSLFQGAVVQLESGAQLLSVWVSGQRNVVGYFFGNGGDGVNIFLDSGQGSQLLNSRTDSPAGFTTVLALGMNETGFACQNAVISGNLSTGYTSHHTVSSGGGWADGISNACEGATITNNSIVDATDVGIVLYRSDPATQRSQITNNVIISAGLSAYGALVADPVNDTPKADYAGSLVSGNQLWTSDATHFDIAISVGTLPWFSGVGGTVGTGANFQNNSTPTGLRANVNTGILIDGMLDATVQGNALTMDLVQVSQCPSGYVLADNINNNHAGGNLQQPYTPAVAHDCIGH from the coding sequence ATGAAGTTGCGTTATTTTGTTCTTTACGCGGCATGCTGCTTAATGATGCCAAATCTCACCGCCGTTGCTCACGCCGCCGTTCCGGGCCAGTTCATCGCCAAGATGTATACCGAAGCCCTCGGTCGTGCGCCGGACCCCGACGGCTGGACAGCATATGTAAATTTCTTCACGCAAAACGGCTGTTCACTCTCCACGTTGAAAGTAGCGGGTGAGTCGTTCTATACCAGCACCGAGTATGACAGTCTGGCCTATGACGATGTCGAAAAAGTACTGACTCTCTATCGCGGGGCGCTGAATCGCGAGCCCGATTCCAACGGATTGAACTATTGGGTGTACGTGCTGAGCCATGGAGTTCCTTTCTCTCCGGATTCCGACGGAGAGGATTACTGGAGGTACTTGCTGAACCGTGGAACTCCTTTTTCCGTGGTGGTTGACAGTTTGTTCAGCAGCTCGGAATTCGCCGGGAACGTCCCCGGCATTTGCAACGGGGACGGATCTATTTATGCACGTTCGTACGGCTGGAGCGGGGATTCTGCGATAGCCGTTCCCATAAAGGGACCGGGGTTTAATGGTACTGCAAACGACTTGCAAGCCATGCTTGATTCCACCCCGCCGGGCGGAACCGTGTTGCTCGCCCAACGGGCGTTCATCGCGACAGACTCAACCATCATGATCCCTGCGGGAGTTACTCTAGCAACAGCCGGCACACCTGATCCCAGCCACTACGCAAGAATGGGCCGGATAGTCCGTAATTCACTGTTTCAAGGGGCCGTGGTTCAGTTGGAATCCGGCGCGCAACTTCTCTCAGTTTGGGTCAGCGGACAGCGCAACGTGGTTGGCTATTTCTTCGGCAACGGCGGAGACGGCGTGAACATTTTCCTTGATAGTGGACAAGGCAGCCAACTGCTGAACTCCAGGACCGATTCTCCGGCGGGCTTCACTACTGTGCTCGCCCTGGGAATGAATGAAACTGGCTTCGCATGCCAGAACGCCGTCATATCCGGCAATTTGAGCACAGGTTACACTTCTCACCACACCGTCTCCTCCGGCGGTGGATGGGCAGACGGAATCAGTAACGCCTGCGAGGGAGCCACGATCACGAATAACAGTATCGTTGATGCCACCGACGTCGGCATCGTCCTCTATCGTTCCGACCCGGCTACGCAAAGAAGTCAGATCACGAATAATGTCATCATCTCCGCCGGCCTTTCAGCCTACGGTGCACTGGTAGCTGACCCCGTTAACGACACTCCGAAGGCAGACTACGCAGGATCGCTGGTGAGCGGCAACCAGCTCTGGACCTCAGACGCAACCCACTTCGACATCGCTATCTCCGTAGGCACTCTCCCGTGGTTCTCGGGCGTCGGAGGCACGGTTGGAACAGGCGCTAACTTTCAGAATAATTCCACCCCCACGGGTCTCCGCGCCAATGTAAATACCGGAATTCTCATTGATGGAATGTTGGACGCCACGGTCCAAGGAAACGCTTTGACGATGGATCTTGTGCAGGTGTCGCAGTGTCCATCGGGATACGTATTGGCGGACAACATAAACAACAATCATGCCGGGGGAAATCTGCAGCAACCTTACACACCAGCCGTCGCACACGATTGCATTGGCCACTAG
- a CDS encoding multicopper oxidase domain-containing protein: MTHRKSTKLKILQPANLLALCLAVVFCTGTLQAQNAPGASATVSHHNHRHGMSMHVKNWMVQPTGIADSAVTPLDPNTVPKFVNQLTRPPVFVPVGAKFDQSLGKFVPLYDVTEKNTYQQILPPGFPKTKIYAYGGIVNTAGPGQPPNLQISFSTPGPTFEARSNHRIFVHYRNEIEGPHMFPVDPTIMAANPNNAPIPQPPFVDAKGNLLVPFPPGYPEFQEPVITVPHLHGGVTPSDSDGFPDSWFSEDQKKTGPTFKSTTFEYFNGQLPTMLWYHDHALGMTRLNLAAGLEGMFIIRDPRNDTVAPLLPSGKFEWPLMLTDRAFNSDGSIHFTTVGDNPDFDPYWDPEYFGDEIMVNGKVWPNLNVERHQYRFRIVDGSNARFYNLFLVNQTDQSRVPFTIIGGDGSYLPAPVTLNEKLVAICERIDILVDFSNLPAGTKIVMMNNAPAPNPGGSLPDANTSLVMQFTVQDTPAVHPNPLPATLITVPTLTPTPNIGNPKLFTLNEKESPDTALNPGNPLHVLIDGRHFDAPVTEIPRAGTTEEWYIQNLTQDAHPIHIHLVEFQLEDRQAIDANRMLAYFEKLNGPNSALPLDHPPVRINIENPVQFCDPANPNNPDGTPTDPSDPTCVLGARDFQFDTQNGALGTTDNFTEPGTPSTAIPASQFPGENGWKDVVLAPPYTVTRLLVRLAPQFVNDANLKPGQNTFPFDPTAGPGYVWHCHILDHEDNDMMRPMVITFKDLPSLNSSLIKAPGSSTPYPSKPAAARKAPAHDHETPKPAMSMGGGGGGGKMK, encoded by the coding sequence ATGACGCATCGAAAATCAACAAAGCTCAAAATTCTGCAACCAGCGAATCTATTAGCGCTATGCCTTGCTGTAGTTTTCTGTACGGGAACACTGCAAGCCCAGAACGCTCCCGGAGCCTCTGCAACCGTCAGCCATCACAACCACCGGCACGGTATGAGTATGCACGTGAAAAACTGGATGGTGCAGCCGACCGGAATCGCCGACTCGGCTGTGACGCCTCTGGATCCCAACACGGTTCCTAAGTTCGTAAATCAGTTGACCAGGCCTCCCGTCTTCGTTCCTGTGGGAGCGAAATTCGACCAGTCGCTGGGCAAATTCGTCCCACTTTACGATGTCACGGAAAAAAACACGTACCAGCAGATTCTGCCGCCGGGATTCCCCAAAACGAAGATCTACGCTTACGGCGGCATAGTGAACACCGCCGGGCCCGGCCAGCCGCCGAACCTTCAGATCTCATTCTCAACGCCGGGACCGACCTTCGAGGCGAGGAGCAACCACCGCATCTTCGTTCACTATCGCAATGAGATCGAAGGCCCTCATATGTTCCCCGTCGATCCTACGATCATGGCGGCTAACCCCAATAACGCACCTATACCCCAGCCTCCGTTCGTTGACGCCAAAGGTAACCTGCTCGTACCCTTCCCTCCGGGCTACCCGGAGTTTCAGGAGCCTGTCATCACGGTGCCGCACCTGCATGGAGGCGTGACGCCCTCTGACTCGGACGGCTTTCCTGATTCCTGGTTCTCCGAGGATCAAAAGAAGACAGGTCCGACATTCAAGAGCACAACCTTCGAATACTTCAACGGGCAGTTGCCGACCATGCTCTGGTATCACGACCACGCCCTGGGAATGACGCGCCTCAATCTGGCCGCTGGCTTGGAGGGCATGTTCATCATCCGCGACCCAAGGAACGATACCGTTGCACCGCTGCTGCCATCGGGCAAATTCGAGTGGCCGCTCATGCTGACGGACAGGGCGTTCAATAGCGATGGCTCGATCCATTTCACCACGGTCGGTGACAACCCTGACTTTGACCCGTATTGGGACCCCGAGTACTTTGGCGACGAGATCATGGTTAACGGCAAGGTGTGGCCGAACCTGAATGTGGAACGCCACCAGTACCGCTTCCGCATCGTCGATGGTTCCAACGCACGCTTCTACAACTTGTTCTTGGTGAATCAGACAGACCAGTCCCGCGTGCCCTTCACAATCATCGGCGGCGACGGCAGCTACTTGCCTGCGCCCGTCACATTGAATGAAAAGCTTGTGGCCATTTGCGAGCGAATCGACATCCTCGTCGACTTCTCCAACCTGCCAGCCGGAACGAAGATCGTCATGATGAACAATGCCCCTGCGCCCAACCCAGGCGGCTCTCTGCCCGATGCGAACACGAGTCTGGTCATGCAATTCACGGTGCAGGACACGCCAGCCGTGCATCCCAACCCCCTGCCCGCCACCCTGATCACGGTTCCCACCCTCACGCCGACCCCGAACATCGGGAATCCAAAGCTCTTCACCCTGAACGAGAAGGAAAGCCCTGACACCGCTCTCAACCCCGGCAATCCCCTTCATGTGCTCATCGACGGACGGCATTTCGATGCCCCTGTCACCGAGATCCCCAGGGCCGGCACCACGGAGGAGTGGTACATCCAGAACCTGACGCAAGATGCCCATCCCATCCACATTCACCTGGTCGAGTTTCAGTTGGAGGACCGGCAGGCTATCGACGCCAATCGCATGCTGGCCTACTTTGAGAAACTGAATGGGCCGAACTCGGCTCTCCCGCTCGATCATCCACCGGTCAGAATCAATATAGAGAATCCGGTGCAATTCTGTGATCCGGCCAATCCCAACAATCCAGACGGTACGCCTACCGATCCGAGCGACCCGACCTGTGTGCTTGGTGCCCGTGACTTCCAGTTTGATACGCAGAACGGCGCCCTGGGTACTACAGACAACTTTACCGAGCCAGGCACGCCTAGCACAGCGATACCCGCCAGCCAATTTCCCGGCGAGAACGGATGGAAGGACGTCGTCCTTGCCCCGCCGTACACGGTCACGCGACTGCTGGTCCGCCTGGCTCCGCAGTTCGTGAACGACGCGAATCTGAAACCCGGGCAAAACACCTTCCCGTTTGACCCGACAGCAGGACCTGGTTACGTATGGCACTGCCATATTCTCGACCACGAAGACAACGACATGATGCGTCCGATGGTGATTACGTTTAAGGACTTGCCGAGTCTCAATAGCTCACTCATCAAGGCTCCGGGAAGTTCCACGCCGTACCCTTCAAAACCAGCAGCCGCCCGGAAGGCCCCGGCGCACGATCATGAGACGCCGAAGCCTGCGATGTCGATGGGTGGAGGCGGTGGAGGCGGAAAGATGAAATAA
- a CDS encoding DUF58 domain-containing protein, translated as MINVLKSMLARVDRQAWIRFFVAIGGLSVAFTAALYSTVARDAGNVLLTAVLASFALVTAGVVGILTVPYLTKRVVAHRLRERFQYEFTKQFAVYLIAVLVIVVAAINTGNNLLFIVASAMLAAIAVSGVASAGMLRALELEAALPMHVFAGTTLMGRLTLTNRRWWAPALSVSIVPLKSKAGQTHYRWQRTVWGWPRKRSPAQQWLQLTDWEWKLVTEPPAPPNIFEGSIYFPLIGRRSSVSADVELNLQRRGLYAQKGLGIATRFPFAFLKKTRPVAFSQEIVVYPSVEPTENFFQVLPMITGEFEMYVRGRGNNLYLIRQYTPQDSARHLDWKATAKTGALKVREFTREDERKLRIVFDNAPPGAVPEKAYEEAVSLAASLAWYFAQSDTQLNFAAQGYNGSNDIYEFLRYLGMVQPGDRGNLLEELDVTDDYNIVITGRKRGTIATNLWQSSYFLFMQK; from the coding sequence GTGATCAACGTACTCAAATCCATGCTGGCCAGAGTGGATCGTCAAGCCTGGATACGGTTCTTTGTCGCCATCGGCGGGTTGTCGGTAGCTTTTACTGCAGCCTTGTATTCCACGGTAGCGCGCGATGCCGGCAACGTCCTGTTGACGGCTGTGCTGGCTTCTTTCGCGCTCGTGACTGCGGGCGTGGTGGGCATTCTTACGGTGCCTTATCTGACCAAGCGGGTTGTTGCCCACCGCCTGCGTGAGCGCTTCCAATACGAGTTCACCAAACAATTTGCGGTTTACCTGATTGCGGTGCTGGTGATCGTAGTCGCCGCGATCAATACCGGAAACAATCTTCTCTTCATCGTGGCTTCCGCCATGCTGGCGGCAATTGCCGTCTCTGGCGTCGCCTCGGCCGGCATGTTGCGCGCATTGGAGCTTGAGGCCGCATTGCCGATGCACGTCTTTGCCGGCACTACGCTCATGGGAAGGCTCACCCTCACCAACCGGCGATGGTGGGCGCCGGCGCTCTCGGTGAGCATTGTGCCGTTGAAGAGCAAGGCCGGCCAGACTCATTACAGGTGGCAGCGCACGGTCTGGGGATGGCCGCGAAAGCGCTCCCCGGCGCAGCAGTGGCTGCAACTGACGGATTGGGAGTGGAAGCTCGTAACTGAGCCACCCGCCCCGCCCAATATATTCGAGGGCTCGATTTATTTTCCCTTGATCGGGCGCAGAAGCTCGGTCTCGGCGGATGTTGAGTTGAACCTCCAGCGCCGCGGACTCTATGCCCAAAAAGGTCTGGGGATTGCGACTCGCTTTCCCTTCGCATTCCTGAAAAAGACCCGGCCTGTGGCTTTTTCACAGGAGATCGTCGTGTATCCCTCAGTCGAGCCCACCGAGAATTTTTTCCAGGTATTGCCCATGATTACCGGGGAATTTGAGATGTATGTGCGTGGTCGCGGCAACAATCTTTATTTAATAAGGCAGTATACTCCGCAGGATTCCGCCAGGCATCTGGATTGGAAAGCCACCGCCAAGACCGGTGCGCTGAAGGTCAGGGAGTTCACCCGTGAAGACGAGCGCAAATTGCGTATCGTCTTCGATAACGCTCCCCCCGGAGCAGTTCCTGAGAAAGCTTATGAAGAGGCAGTTTCATTGGCCGCGTCCCTGGCCTGGTATTTTGCGCAGAGCGATACTCAACTCAACTTCGCCGCCCAGGGATACAACGGCAGCAACGATATCTACGAATTTCTGCGTTATCTTGGCATGGTCCAGCCCGGCGACAGGGGCAACTTGCTGGAAGAGCTTGATGTGACCGACGACTACAACATCGTCATCACCGGACGTAAACGGGGAACCATCGCCACCAACTTGTGGCAGTCGTCTTATTTTCTGTTCATGCAAAAATAA
- a CDS encoding FAD-linked oxidase C-terminal domain-containing protein has translation MNFSSVVRQLKKIVGRDAVLERAEDLMLYEYDAGILTGSPRAVVFVQTTEQVSRVMRLATESGFPIVPRGAGTGLSGGAIAREGAIVLAFARMNRILEIDAENQRAVVQPGVVNLDLSAAAKPYGLYFAPDPSSQKACTIGGNVAENSGGPHTLAYGVTVNHVTGVEVVLPDGRIVNFGGKTSDLCGYDLTGFFVGSEGTLAIATKIVVRLMRIPEAVATLLAIYNTIEDAANTVVALTQEGITPAALEMMDGWVLRMVEAATHAGYPLDAGAVLLIEVEGLREAVEEQAEAVRQVCRKQKAREVRRARDERERQLLWAGRKNAAGAVGRVSPKYYTQDGVIPRTRIPDALRYIESLAKKYSLTIGNILHAGDGNLHPIICFDPRDPDHKRRAIQASDDIIVYCISVGGSITGEHGVGMEKNELMGQMFSEDDLAIMQRLHDCMNPRSILNPQKLFPTSHGCREAAASPALTEKIVGHSETAGT, from the coding sequence ATGAACTTTTCGTCCGTCGTCAGGCAGTTAAAAAAAATTGTAGGTCGCGATGCCGTGCTCGAGCGCGCCGAAGACCTGATGCTCTACGAGTACGATGCCGGCATTCTCACCGGCTCGCCTCGTGCTGTGGTCTTCGTGCAGACGACCGAACAAGTTTCTCGCGTGATGCGGCTGGCCACCGAGAGCGGATTCCCCATTGTGCCTCGCGGCGCCGGCACCGGATTGAGCGGAGGAGCGATTGCCCGCGAAGGCGCAATCGTTCTTGCCTTTGCCCGCATGAATCGCATTCTGGAAATTGACGCTGAAAATCAGCGTGCCGTGGTGCAGCCGGGAGTGGTTAACCTTGATCTTTCCGCGGCTGCTAAACCTTACGGCCTGTATTTTGCTCCTGATCCCTCCAGCCAAAAGGCATGCACCATTGGCGGCAACGTAGCAGAAAATTCCGGCGGTCCGCATACGCTTGCCTATGGCGTGACCGTGAATCACGTTACTGGAGTCGAGGTGGTGCTGCCCGATGGCCGCATCGTAAACTTCGGCGGCAAGACCTCGGATTTATGCGGCTACGATCTCACCGGCTTCTTTGTCGGCTCCGAAGGTACTCTCGCCATTGCCACAAAGATTGTCGTCCGGCTGATGCGCATTCCTGAGGCTGTAGCCACGCTGCTGGCCATCTACAACACGATTGAGGACGCTGCCAATACGGTGGTGGCCCTTACCCAGGAGGGAATTACCCCGGCAGCGCTCGAGATGATGGATGGATGGGTCCTGCGCATGGTTGAAGCCGCGACTCATGCCGGATATCCGCTCGATGCCGGCGCGGTGCTGCTGATTGAGGTCGAAGGCCTGCGCGAAGCCGTGGAGGAGCAAGCGGAAGCCGTCCGCCAGGTATGCCGCAAACAGAAGGCCCGCGAGGTGCGCCGTGCCCGCGACGAACGCGAACGCCAACTTTTGTGGGCAGGAAGGAAAAATGCCGCTGGCGCCGTAGGCCGCGTCTCGCCCAAATATTACACGCAGGATGGAGTCATTCCCCGCACCCGGATCCCCGATGCTCTCCGCTATATAGAAAGCCTGGCAAAAAAATACTCCTTAACCATTGGGAATATCCTGCACGCCGGCGATGGCAATCTGCACCCCATCATTTGTTTTGACCCGCGCGACCCGGATCACAAGCGACGCGCTATACAGGCTTCCGACGACATTATCGTTTACTGCATTTCCGTTGGTGGCAGCATTACCGGCGAGCACGGTGTCGGCATGGAAAAAAATGAGCTGATGGGGCAAATGTTCAGTGAGGATGATCTTGCCATCATGCAAAGGCTGCATGACTGCATGAATCCACGTTCGATACTGAATCCACAAAAACTCTTTCCCACCTCGCACGGCTGCCGTGAAGCTGCGGCCTCTCCCGCACTCACGGAAAAGATCGTCGGCCATTCTGAAACGGCAGGCACATGA